From Gottschalkiaceae bacterium SANA:
TCGAAAGTTCTTGTGGATAGTTTCCGACACTTGTTGTCGGGATTTTTTTTCCGGTTTTTTGTGAATAAGGGTGTGGATAAATGGATCAGGAGGATCTCTAATGACTCAACAACTTGAAGAATTATGGGGTAAAACCCTTAAACTCATTCAAACAGAAGTAACGGATGTTAGTTACAGCACTTGGTTTGAGCCACTTTTGCCCCTGCGTGTCGAAAATAATCAATTGAAACTCGGCACCAACAACGATTTTGCTAAAAAGATTTTAGAAGATCGGTATCGCCATCTCATTGAAAATGCTTTCAATAAGATTTCAGATCAAGAATGTGAAGTCGTAATCTCCCTAGCTGCTGAGGATCAGGGACCTGAGGCACGACAGCCCCAAGAAGAAAAAGCAATTTCCAATAGTACTCTTAATCCAAAATATACCTTTGATAAATTTGTCATTGGCAATTCCAACCGATTTGCTCATGCAGCGAGTTTAGCCGTTGCAGAAGCGCCTGCTCAAGCCTATAACCCCCTCTTTATCTACGGCGGTGTTGGCTTGGGAAAAACCCATCTTATGCATGCAATCGGCCATTTTATTCTCAAACAAAATCCCAAAATGACCGTCTACTATGTATCTAGCGAAGAGTTTACCAATGAATTGATCAATGCCATCCAGCACGATAAAAATGAAGAATTTCGAAATAAATATCGAAACGTCGATGTTCTCTTAGTTGATGATGTTCAGTTTATTGCTGGAAAAGAACGGACTCAAGAAGAATTTTTTCATACCTTCAATGCGCTCCATCACGCGGACAAGCAAATTATTTTATCCAGTGACCGCCCACCAAAAGAAATTCCGAAATTAGAAGAGCGAATTCGTTCTCGCTTTGAATGGGGATTGATTGCTGATATTCAGGCACCCGATTTAGAAACACGAATTGCGATTCTACGAAAACGTTCAGAACAAGATCATTTAAAAGTACAATCTAGCGTCTTAAACTTCATCGCCAATCATATTCATTCAAATATTCGTGAATTAGAAGGTGCTTTAACACGTGTTGTTGCTTATGCCTCTCTTACCAATCGAGAAATGACTGATGAATTGGCCGAAGAAGCATTACGAGATATGATTTCCAAAAAAACAGCAAAAAAAGTAGATACCAATGAAATAAAATCTGTAGTATCCGCATACTATCACATCCGTATGGAAGATTATAATTCAAAAAAGCGATCTCGAGCCATCGCTTTTCCACGACAGATTGCTATGTATCTGGTTCGCGACCTAACGGATCTCTCTTTACCTAAGATTGGAGAAGAGTTCGGCGGCCGTGACCATACAACCGTCATCCATGCATGCGATAAGATTTCTCAGATGATGAAAAACGATCAATCCTTCTCCGCTGAGATTGAAACATTGATCGAAAAGATAAAAACTCCATAAACTGTGGATAACAAAGGATAGTTTTTACACAGTATAAACATCTTATCCACACCTGTGTTTTGCTTTTTCACTATGGTTGATCCACTTATCCACATATTCACAGGCCTTACTACTATTATTACTCTCTATTTATAATACTTATAAGGGGGCGATCCTTCGATGAAATTCATCATTGAACGCAGTCAATTAATCAAATCTATCTCTATTGTCCAAAAAGCCATTGCATCAAGAACAACCCTGCCTGTATTAACAGGGATTCTTATTGAAACTGCAGAAGAATCTTTGATTTTAACAGGAACAGACCTTGAACTAGGCATTCGAACCAAAATTCCAGCAACCATTTATCAAGAAGGACGAGTTGTAATCAATGCACGTATTTTTGGGGATATCATTCGTAAACTACCTGGGGATGAAGTTGAAATTACCATTGAAGATAATTATCATGTGAATATCGTCAGTGATTTTTCAAACTTTACCATTGTGGGTTCAGCAGCAGATGATTATCCACAATTACCAACATTAGAAAGCTTCCAATCCTTTTCGATTCAAACGGATCTGTTGAAAAACATGGTACGTCAAACCATCTTTGCAACAGCCAATGATGAAACACGCCCGATCTTAACGGGAGAATTATTGGAAGTTGAAAATGGTGAACTTTCCATGGTTGCCTTGGACGCTTATCGTCTTGCTTATAAACATGCTGTTGTCGACACACAAGATCAAGTCAAGGTTGTGATTCCATCAAAAACGTTACAGGAAGTTGTAAAGATTTTGGGGGATGACGGAGAACCTGTTTTAATTCAAGCATCTTCTCATCATGTTCGTTTTGAATTAGAAGATACTGAGGTGATTTCACGCGTATTGGATGGTCAATTTCTTAATTACAAGGATATTATTCAAGGCGATCATCGGCTTCGGGTTAAAGTAAATACACGACTATTTAGAGACTCCATAGAACGCGCTTCCTTATTGGCCAGAGAGTCACGAAACAATCTAGTGAAATTAGATATTTCGGATAAAGGAATGTGGATTCGTTCCACTTCGGAACTTGGTCATGTTGAAGAGTGTTTGCCCATTGAACTAGAAGGTGACGACTTATTGATTGCATTTAGTACAAAATATTTGCTTGATGGTTTGAAAGCCATTGATCAGGATGAAATCTATATGCATTTTGTTTCTAATGTCAATCCAGGAATTATTCGTCCTGTAAATGACGACTGGTATACCTATCTTGTCTTGCCAGTTCGAATTGCCGATTAATTGATTCGCCGGAATTCATTTGAATTTCGGCGTTTTTTTTGGAGGAAAGTATGGAAAAAGAACGTACTTTTGTATTTTGGGGAAATCGCCTCTTTGATTGTATGATCCTTAATTTTCTTTGGATTCTTACGGTAATCATTAGCTTTGGAATCGCAACAGGAGCCGCTAATATGGCTTTGTTTCATAGCATAAGCAAGGGTATGAAAAAGGATAAAAGAACGATGCTAGCCTTCTATGTAGAGGGAATAAGAACCTTTTGGAAGCAAGGTACTTATATTTGGGGGATTCAACTCTTAGTTTTCTTTGTTATTTTTCTTGCAACCAATTATGGATTGATCCTTTTTGGCAATTTAGCCAATTTTATTATTCCATTCTATGGCGTCTTCGCTTTGGAAGTCATTCTTTTAGCTATCTATTTCTTTCCCTTGTATATCCGAAAAAAGAAAAGTATTAAAACGGTTATGATTCAGAGTTTTCGTCTTGCACATAGCAATTTATTTCCTTCCTTAATTCTGCTAGCCAGCATGATTCTTGCCGCTTTTCTTGTAATTCGTGTGCACCTTTCTTTTCTTTACTTTTTACCTAGCATCCTTGCCTGGTGGATTGATTATTGGGTCAATGAAAGAATTATGCTTAAATATGATCGTATCGAAGAAGTTTAATCCAAGTAAGAGCTTATGTGTATATAATAAGACTGAAGAAGATAGAGAGGGGAATAGATAGTATGATTCAATGTGTAGTTTTTGATTTAGATGGCACTTTAATTAATACCTTAGAAGATTTGACAGATGCAGCTAATGATGTCCTCAAGGAATACGGATATCCAACCCATGATGTCGATGCCATTCAAGCCATGGTTGGTCATGGTGGATTCGCACTCATGAAGCTTGCTTTGCCGGAAGGGAAAAATAGCGACTTAGAAACAAAAAACGCATTTGAAAAATTTAAAAGCTCTTATGAAAAACGAATGACCAATAAAACGAAACCCTATGAAGGAATAAAAAAGTTACTTACGGAGCTGAAAAATAGAGATATTCCAATTGCTGTTCATACCAATAAGCCACAATTTGCGGCAACAGAGATTGTTAGATATCTTTTTTCTGAGTTTTCTTTTGTTGATGTGATCGGATATCGATCGGAAGAGACCAAGAAGCCGAATCCTCATTTTACCCTGGAGATTGCAAATAAGG
This genomic window contains:
- the dnaA gene encoding chromosomal replication initiator protein DnaA; this encodes MTQQLEELWGKTLKLIQTEVTDVSYSTWFEPLLPLRVENNQLKLGTNNDFAKKILEDRYRHLIENAFNKISDQECEVVISLAAEDQGPEARQPQEEKAISNSTLNPKYTFDKFVIGNSNRFAHAASLAVAEAPAQAYNPLFIYGGVGLGKTHLMHAIGHFILKQNPKMTVYYVSSEEFTNELINAIQHDKNEEFRNKYRNVDVLLVDDVQFIAGKERTQEEFFHTFNALHHADKQIILSSDRPPKEIPKLEERIRSRFEWGLIADIQAPDLETRIAILRKRSEQDHLKVQSSVLNFIANHIHSNIRELEGALTRVVAYASLTNREMTDELAEEALRDMISKKTAKKVDTNEIKSVVSAYYHIRMEDYNSKKRSRAIAFPRQIAMYLVRDLTDLSLPKIGEEFGGRDHTTVIHACDKISQMMKNDQSFSAEIETLIEKIKTP
- the dnaN gene encoding DNA polymerase III subunit beta; this encodes MKFIIERSQLIKSISIVQKAIASRTTLPVLTGILIETAEESLILTGTDLELGIRTKIPATIYQEGRVVINARIFGDIIRKLPGDEVEITIEDNYHVNIVSDFSNFTIVGSAADDYPQLPTLESFQSFSIQTDLLKNMVRQTIFATANDETRPILTGELLEVENGELSMVALDAYRLAYKHAVVDTQDQVKVVIPSKTLQEVVKILGDDGEPVLIQASSHHVRFELEDTEVISRVLDGQFLNYKDIIQGDHRLRVKVNTRLFRDSIERASLLARESRNNLVKLDISDKGMWIRSTSELGHVEECLPIELEGDDLLIAFSTKYLLDGLKAIDQDEIYMHFVSNVNPGIIRPVNDDWYTYLVLPVRIAD
- a CDS encoding HAD family hydrolase; this translates as MIQCVVFDLDGTLINTLEDLTDAANDVLKEYGYPTHDVDAIQAMVGHGGFALMKLALPEGKNSDLETKNAFEKFKSSYEKRMTNKTKPYEGIKKLLTELKNRDIPIAVHTNKPQFAATEIVRYLFSEFSFVDVIGYRSEETKKPNPHFTLEIANKAGVDPQNCLFVGDSFPDYETGKNAGMKVVLVTWGFRNRKHLAQKKDAILIDHPIDLLAFL